The sequence CCCCGCCCCGCTCAGCACCGCCTCGATGAGGGCGAACACCGTGTCGCCCGAGGCACCTCGCCGTGCGCCGACCCCCACCACCAGACTGCGGGCGCCGGACTCGGGTCCGGGGCCGAGGGATGCTCCGGTCATCGGCGGAGTCCTGCCTTTCAGGTCATACGTCTCGGTGGTGGTGCGGGGACGGGCGCGGGACCGCTCCGTATACGAAGCACGGAGGCGGGCGGTATGCGCGGCACAACAGCGCACGGCACACGCGGCACGGCAGCGGGCGGGAGGGACGCGGTGAGCGCCGCCGGTAAGGACACCCTGAGATGCGCGGAGGGGGCCCGATCGGCTAGCAAGGCCCCATGGCGGTGTTCGTCGCGCTCGGCGCGTTCCTGATGACCCTGGCCGGCGGCTGGGTCGCCCAGCGCGTCACCGACCGCCGCCATCTGGTGCTCGGCCTGGCGGGCGGGCTGATGCTCGGCGTGGTCGGCCTCGACCTCCTGCCCGAGGCGATCGAGGCGGCGGGCGAGCCGGTGCTCGGGGTCCCGATGGCGCTGCTGCTGTTCGTGGGCGGCTTCCTGGCGGCCCATCTGGTCGAGCGGCTGCTCTCCGCCCGCCAGGTGGCGCACGGGGCGGGCGGGCACCACGGCGACCGCGTACCGCAGGTGGGGCTGACGGCGGCCGCCGCGATGGTCGGCCACAGCCTGATGGACGGCATCGCGCTCGGCGCCGCCTTCCAGGTCAGCGGCTCCATGGGCGTGGCCGTCGCGCTGGCGGTGATCAGTCATGACTTCGCCGACGGATTCAACACGTACACCCTCACCAGTCTGTACGGGAACGCCCGCCGCAAAGCGCTCCTGATGCTGTTCGCGGCCGCCGTGGCACCGGTCGTGGGCGCGGCGACGACGCTGCTGTTCACCCTTCCGGAGGAACTGCTCGGCGGCTATCTCGGCTTCTTCGGCGGAGCCCTGCTCTACCTGGCCGCTGCGGAGATCCTTCCCGAGGCGCACCACACCCATCCCGCCCGCTCCACCCTTCTCTGCACCATCGGGGGCGTGGGCTTCATCTGGCTGGTCGTCGGCATCGCCGAGTGAGCCGCGCGTACGCCCCCGACGCCCCCGCACGCCGCACGCGCCGTCGCTGAACGCGCCGACAGCGCCCGGCAGCACGCGGCCCGCGAGGCCGGGCGGCGAACCGCTCACCGCGCCGGAAGCGCCCGGCAGTGCTCGACGAACCGCCGGGCCACCTCGGGCGACGCGGCCCAGTGGGTGTGCAGATAGCTCGCGTGGACGCCCCGCTGGACGTACCCCTCGACCCGCCGCTCCGGCTGGTGCATGCCCCAGGCCGGCGTGGTCCCCGCCGCCGGGTCCAGCACCGTGCGGTGGAACTCATGACCCCGCACCCGGGTCCCCGCCGGCGCCAGCGGGCTGTCCGTGACCGCCACCGCCTGCCGGTACCCGAGCGTGAGGCGCTCCGACATCCGGGCCTCGGCGTCCAGCAGCCCGCACATCGGCCTCCCGTCCAGCTCCCGGGCCAGATACAGCAGCCCCGCGCACTCCGCGGCCACCGGCGCCCCGCTCCGGGCCAGTGCCGTGACCGCCCGCCGCAACGGCTCGTTGGCCGAGAGCTCGGGGGCGTACATCTCCGGGAACCCGCCACCGATCACGAGCCCCGCCGCACCCGTCGGCAGCTTCTCGTCCCGCAGCGGGTCGAAGGTCACGACCTCCGCACCGGCCGCCGTCAGCAGCTCGGCGTGTTCCGCGTACGCGAAGGTGAACGCCGCCCCGCCGGCCACGGCGACGACGGGCCGGGGGCCTTCCGCAGGGGCGTACGCCGGTGCCCACGGCTCGTCCGGCAGCGCGGGAGCCGTCCGGGCCAGCGCCAGCAGCGCGTCCAGATCGCACCCGGCGCGCACCCGCTCGCCCATGGCCCGTACGGCGTCCACCGCCTCGCTCCGCCGCTCGGCCACCGGGA is a genomic window of Streptomyces sp. YPW6 containing:
- a CDS encoding ZIP family metal transporter — its product is MAVFVALGAFLMTLAGGWVAQRVTDRRHLVLGLAGGLMLGVVGLDLLPEAIEAAGEPVLGVPMALLLFVGGFLAAHLVERLLSARQVAHGAGGHHGDRVPQVGLTAAAAMVGHSLMDGIALGAAFQVSGSMGVAVALAVISHDFADGFNTYTLTSLYGNARRKALLMLFAAAVAPVVGAATTLLFTLPEELLGGYLGFFGGALLYLAAAEILPEAHHTHPARSTLLCTIGGVGFIWLVVGIAE
- a CDS encoding cobyrinate a,c-diamide synthase — translated: MVNVPRLVIAAPASNSGKTTVATGLMAAFAARGSAVSPHKVGPDYIDPGYHSLATGRPGRNLDAYMCGTDLVAPLFAHGAAGCDLAVVEGVMGLYDGASGQGELASTAQVAKLLRAPVVLVVDASSQSRSVAALVHGFASWDPQVRIGGVILNKVASDRHEALLRDALDESGLPVLGVIRRAPQVATPSRHLGLVPVAERRSEAVDAVRAMGERVRAGCDLDALLALARTAPALPDEPWAPAYAPAEGPRPVVAVAGGAAFTFAYAEHAELLTAAGAEVVTFDPLRDEKLPTGAAGLVIGGGFPEMYAPELSANEPLRRAVTALARSGAPVAAECAGLLYLARELDGRPMCGLLDAEARMSERLTLGYRQAVAVTDSPLAPAGTRVRGHEFHRTVLDPAAGTTPAWGMHQPERRVEGYVQRGVHASYLHTHWAASPEVARRFVEHCRALPAR